In Dioscorea cayenensis subsp. rotundata cultivar TDr96_F1 chromosome 11, TDr96_F1_v2_PseudoChromosome.rev07_lg8_w22 25.fasta, whole genome shotgun sequence, a single genomic region encodes these proteins:
- the LOC120272175 gene encoding pentatricopeptide repeat-containing protein At3g51320-like, with product MDSIISIPSRRQVSKPSTTSSSPELLPERPPYLDHPSLLPLRLSSSFHHLLQCQAHLTTSSLVRHPFAASLLLKLSCSLAPLPHTLLLFSHLPSTPYLLSFNTLLKSLSLSPSPHVAVSFFSSMLRSGLIPNIFTFLPLAVSCARSASQTDAEVVHAQAIRRGADSVVFCNSLIHAYAACGLVGYARAMFDEMPLRDLVSWNSLVDGYVKVGDLRSARCLFDKMPERNVVSWNIMISGCLKCQCPESGLELFREMERAGVLSDVKTIVSIATACGRLGLIRYGRSVHGYFVRSFREKNNLIFETALVDMYSKCKRVDVARKVFDRIVEKNLVSWNKMILGHCIHACAQDGLALFDEMVQIGEEDSEVKPDETTFVGILLGCSRAGLLDEGRRYFDKMTSIHGLKPTFAHYWCMANLYGGLGMVQEAEEVLMSMPEDTESLVWSTLLGSCRFHGDIELGEQIGKRLIELEPYNSSRYALLLNIYIVAERWEDFEKVKEMMKQRAVKTMPGHSLFDLKEIVHSFKAGDRSQPEMKDIYSMMDEIAAKLKLRAHSHHHQLPI from the exons atGGATTCAATCATCTCAATTCCAAGTAGAAGACAAGTATCAAAGCCAAGCACTACTTCCTCCTCGCCGGAGCTCCTCCCTGAACGCCCCCCTTACCTCGACCACCCTTCCCTTCTCCCTCTCCgcctctcctcctccttccaccatctcctccaatgCCAAGCTCACCTCACCACCTCCTCCCTGGTCCGCCACCCCTTCGCCGCCTCCCTCCTCCTCAAGCTCTCCTGCTCCCTTGCCCCTCTCCCTCACACTCTCCTTCTCTTCTCCCACCTCCCCTCCACTCCCTACCTCTTGTCTTTCAACACTCTCCTCAaatctctctccctctccccTTCCCCTCATGTCGCcgtctccttcttctcctccatgCTTCGCTCCGGCCTCATCCCCAACATCTTCACCTTCCTCCCTCTCGCTGTCTCCTGCGCGCGCTCCGCTTCCCAGACCGACGCTGAGGTCGTCCACGCCCAGGCCATCAGACGCGGCGCTGATTCCGTCGTCTTTTGCAATTCCTTGATCCATGCCTACGCTGCCTGTGGCCTTGTTGGCTATGCCCGGGctatgtttgatgaaatgcctctGCGAGACTTGGTTTCTTGGAACTCTTTGGTTGATGGATATGTTAAAGTCGGGGACTTGAGGAGTGCGCGTTGCTTGTTTGATAAAATGCCTGAAAGAAATGTGGTCTCTTGGAATATCATGATTAGTGGTTGTCTTAAATGCCAGTGCCCGGAGTCCGGTCTCGAGCTTTTTAGGGAGATGGAAAGGGCTGGAGTCTTATCTGATGTGAAGACGATAGTCAGCATTGCCACAGCGTGTGGGAGACTTGGTTTGATCAGATATGGGAGGTCCGTGCATGGTTATTTTGTACGGAGTTTTCGGGAGAAGAACAACTTGATATTTGAGACGGCATTGGTTGACATGTATAGTAAGTGTAAACGGGTGGATGTCGCGAGGAAAGTTTTTGATCGGATTGTGGAGAAGAACTTAGTTTCTTGGAATAAGATGATCTTGGGGCATTGTATTCATGCTTGTGCTCAGGATGGTCTTgcattgtttgatgaaatggttCAAATAG GTGAAGAAGATTCAGAAGTAAAACCTGATGAAACTACATTTGTTGGGATTTTATTGGGTTGTTCCCGTGCTGGGCTGTTGGATGAAGGAAGGAGATATTTCGACAAGATGACAAGCATACATGGTCTCAAACCCACATTTGCTCATTATTGGTGCATGGCGAATCTATATGGGGGTCTAGGTATGGTTCAAGAAGCGGAAGAGGTGTTGATGAGCATGCCGGAGGACACCGAGTCACTGGTGTGGAGTACTTTGCTTGGTTCATGTCGTTTTCATGGAGACATAGAATTAGGTGAGCAGATAGGCAAGAGGCTGATTGAGCTCGAACCCTACAACAGCTCTCGCTATGCGTTATTATTGAACATATACATTGTAGCTGAAAGATGGGAAGACTTTGAGAAGGTGAAGGAGATGATGAAACAAAGAGCAGTGAAGACAATGCCTGGTCATAGCTTGTTCGATCTAAAAGAAATAGTTCACAGTTTCAAGGCTGGGGATCGATCCCAACCAGAGATGAAAGATATCTATTCAATGATGGATGAGATCGCCGCAAAGCTCAAATTAAGAGCACATTCTCATCATCACCAGCTGCCTATATAA